The Arachis ipaensis cultivar K30076 chromosome B03, Araip1.1, whole genome shotgun sequence region NNNNNNNNNNNNNNNNNNNNNNNNNNNNNNNNNNNNNNNNNNNNNNNNNNNNNNNNNNNNNNNNNNNNNNNNNNNNNNNNNNNNNNNNNNNNNNNNNNNNNNNNNNNNNNNNNNNNNNNNNNNNNNNNNNNNNNNNNNNNNNNNNNNNNNNNNNNNNNNNNNNNNNNNNNNNNNNNNNNNNNNNNNNNNNNNNNNNNNNNNNNNNNNNNNNNNNNNNNNNNNNNNNNNNNNNNNNNNNNNNNNNNNNNNNNNNNNNNNNNNNNNNNNNNNNNNNNNNNNNNNNNNNNNNNNNNNNNNNNNNNNNNNNNNNNNNNNNNNNNNNNNNNNNNNNNNNNNNNNNNNNNNNNNNNNNNNNNNNNNNNNNNNNNNNNNNNNNNNNNNNNNNNNNNNNNNNNNNNNNNNNNNNNNNNNNNNNNNNNNNNNNNNNNNNNNNNNNNNNNNNNNNNNNNNNNNNNNNNNNNNNNNNNNNNNNNNNNNNNNNNNNNNNNNNNNNNNNNNNNNNNNNNNNNNNNNNNNNNNNNNNNNNNNNNNNNNNNNNNNNNNNNNNNNNNNNNNNNNNNNNNNNNNNNNNNNNNNNNNNNNNNNNNNNNNNNNNNNNNNNNNNNNNNNNNNNNNNNNNNNNNNNNNNNNNNNNNNNNNNNNNNNNNNNNNNNNNNNNNNNNNNNNNNNNNNNNNNNNNNNNNNNNNNNNNNNNNNNNNNNNNNNNNNNNNNNNNNNNNNNNNNNNNNNNNNNNNNNNNNNNNNNNNNNNNNNNNNNNNNNNNNNNNNNNNNNNNNNNNNNNNNNNNNNNNNNNNNNNNNNNNNNNNNNNNNNNNNNNNNNNNNNNNNNNNNNNNNNNNNNNNNNNNNNNNNNNNNNNNNNNNNNNNNNNNNNNNNNNNNNNNNNNNNNNNNNNNNNNNNNNNNNNNNNNNNNNNNNNNNNNNNNNNNNNNNNNNNNNNNNNNNNNNNNNNNNNNNNNNNNNNNNNNNNNNNNNNNNNNNNNNNNNNNNNNNNNNNNNNNNNNNNNNNNNNNNNNNNNNNNNNNNNNNNNNNNNNNNNNNNNNNNNNNNNNNNNNNNNNNNNNNNNNNNNNNNNNNNNNNNNNNNNNNNNNNNNNNNNNNNNNNNNNNNNNNNNNNNNNNNNNNNNNNNNNNNNNNNNNNNNNNNNNNNNNNNNNNNNNNNNNNNNNNNNNNNNNNNNNNNNNNNNNNNNNNNNNNNNNNNNNNNNNNNNNNNNNNNNNNNNNNNNNNNNNNNNNNNNNNNNNNNNNNNNNNNNNNNNNNNNNNNNNNNNNNNNNNNNNNNNNNNNNNNNNNNNNNNNNNNNNNNNNNNNNNNNNNNNNNNNNNNNNNNNNNNNNNNNNNNNNTGTCCATGGTATTAATtagttcttatttttttttaccatttGTTTTTTTCAGGATATGTGAAATTAAATAAAGTAGTTGGTTATAAATTATGATAGTAGAATAAAAggaatattattttaattagagTATTGTGTTAATAGGAATTTTAGAGACATTAGTTAAGAATATGATAATTAGTAGAAACTTTTACTTTTACTCTCTTGActaatattttaacaattttttttagctaaatcattttaattatgtaattatatttatttggaCAATTTAAACATCCTATCATTAATTCATTATCCATATTATTGTCCATATAATGATCAATACTGTActtaatgagtaatagctcaaatggcataatctcttcatattcaattaagaggttacgaattcgagtctcctatctttagtataaaaaaaaaaatgatcaaTACTGTAAAAGAATACTAGGAGTGTAAAAAATCTGATATATGAGTCGCGGGTATCGTTGATGCTATAGAATAAGGTGAGAGAGCAATGAATTCTCCACCTTTCCAGGACTTTCTATGCTCATGGTGAGAGTTTATCTTTATCTCATAAGAGCCTCTCTAATGCCATCGTGAAATTAAGaaccaaaaaatatatattttctttcTTGGTTTCCTAGCCTTTGTTTCAAATTATGATACAGTGACACTTATTAAGATACAACACATATCCAGACACAttaatcttaattttttattatatacgaGGTTACAcatataatatgatatatattTCCGATAAATTAAAATAGACTAATATAGTAAATCAATTCTTAAAAAATGTTTAGTTAGatattttttcttaataaatataactcaataaattgaaaaaaattataaagtgttaaaaatatttagaatatttAATTATTTGGTCTTCAAAAAATTTTAGACTACACATTTTagtttttaactaaaattaattagcTTGTTAGTTGTTAATCTTTAATTTATAAGTTGTATTGGTCTCCGACCTATTTTACTCTATTAATTTTTAACAGAACTCTCTTATATATCATGTTAAATTATCACATCACACATTAAGTGTCACGTGTACAAACGAAATAAATTGATTCCGAACAAATTATAATCAATTTAATCTcttaaaatattaattgttagagAAACTAGTCTCCACATTATTCATTATAAgacaaattaatttcaaaaagtattcattatcaaaaaaattaatgttatcATTATCATATTAGACCTTCTCATTATCAATACATCTCTTCCTTGATAGCTTAAGAATTATGTAAATTATTTAATCACTGCAGATCACATTAAATTCAACTTTATGTAATCAAATGCCTCTTCATGTGTCAAATGAGGTTAAGTAGTGAGCCTCTTTTCTAACTTCGTTGTCATTCAACGTTGATAACTCAGGCTAAATCCAAACTCCTTTACACAAGTATGATTTGGATTATAAATTTAATCTGGAAGTAGTCTCTTGCAGTATTTCAAGCATAATAAATAAGTTATGAATATTCACTATGTGGACTTTCTACATTGTTGGTTGTTACATACAGGAGTTTATGGTTGAGGTTCTCTACTTCTAGTTTCAATAGTTGCTTCCTGTGTTCTTTCATCCATTTTTGGTACAGTTTCATTAGCATTATTTTATCCAGTCTCTTTAGCATTAATTTTATTCTCTCTCTTAGCCTTGTATTTTATCTTAATCACTTCTATGTGATTGTCTATGTTGTAGTAGAAAATAAGACTAAAGAGAGGTAGAAGTGATTTCTAAAACTATTGTAAGATGATTTGGGTGATTGTACTAAAATGAAACTTTATCTCTAATTAATAAAAAGTAGATATTTTAGGTTGAAACTTTTTTATGTTTGTAATAGTCTAATTTTTTTAAGGGAAAatttcactctttttttttttagagatgctaaaatgacactctcTTTTTCTTTATCCTTTAACGAATTTTTTTTCCaagaattaatataatttatgaaattaaatattaaaaattaataaattaattaatttttgttaaaaactaaaatatttgatttaaattttgttGAGATCAAAATAGATAAATTTCATGCAGGTTAGTCAATTTCGGCACACACTTGTAGGTTATGGAATGCAAAATGCAAATGAAATACAAATAGAGGTGGTAAATATATAATGTTGTAGAATTAATAATTTAGGGACAGGATCCTATTGACCACTTCTCAATGATGGTGTCGTTATCTTTTTAGGGAAGCCCCAGGTGCGAAGAAAGAGTCCCACGAGGTACTCGAGCAGTGTCTCCTCTGTCTCTATCCAGAAAGTACAAGTGCAAATCTCGCTCCCATTCAATTCACattcaaataatacaatttagTAGTAGTACAACACTATTGTAACCATTGGCCCAATACACAACGTAATTGGATAAAAAAAACGtaatatatacattaaaaatcAATAATCAAATTCATTATTATATATTTACGTATAAATATATATGTNNNNNNNNNNNNNNNNNNNNNNNNNNNNNNNNNNNNNNNNNNNNNNNNNNNNNNNNNNNNNNNNNNNNNNNNNNAATTGGATAAATATACATCCATGACATTGTCCGTGGATCCTCGCCACGAGCTGCTCGAGCCATTATCAATCCCTGCCACAACCAATACCATggctaattttaattttcattttcgaATGCTCCAAAGCATAACCACTTTTGTTTCAGCATCAATGAATTTATTAACTAGTTAGAGTAGTAAGGACTTTCTCCTTTCTTAACTAGTACTATTGATCACGAGACCTTGAAATTGGGAGAGCAATAATATAAAGTCTTTTTATGGTACTTGATATTTATCGCAAGATTTAAAGTTTAAAAGGTGAATCGCATTTTACTTTCTTTATTTTtaagtaaattaaacaaaaattttgtAGACACCAAAATATTCTCAAAATATTAAAACTTGTGCAGCTGTGTCCACCACTTATCTCTTAAATTTAATGGGTTTACGGTTTACCAGACATGGCAACGCCACTCGATAGAAGTGGATACCCTTCCATGCCCCCTATTCTCTCCCAATACGAGGATATtaattgaaattttttgaaataataatataattcaatATAAAAAGTTATAAGTCATATTATTTCAAAATATATATGTATTTGAAATCAGATTTTTACGATGAATATACAATTAATTAAGAAAGTAAATGTTTTGACTAgtgaaataaaaaaagagaaaaaatattagtGTTTGAAAAGTTTCTGCTGTCTTGTTTGACGGTTGAAATTATTAGATGAGTTGTTAATAATAAAAGATATATGTTTAAGCTAATTAAAAAAAAGAGGAATTATTTGAGGTTGGGATTAAAAAAGAAAGTATTGAAAAAGATGGATTAGAAGTAAGAAGTGTGAAATTGTCCGTATTGTTGTTGATTGCATTTGGAAATTAGTGTGAATAGTTGGGGCGAAGAGTGATGGGGAGGTGTGGGTGTGGGAAGGAGGCATTGATCATGATGATTCAGGTGGGTAGTGAGTAGGTGACACAAGTGGATGGGGCTCTGCTTGCTTGGGAAGTTGAAAACATTGAACGCAGCAACCCGccttactttctttttctacaCAAACACCACGCACCACCTTTCATCACTTCTTCTCCTCAAATCCTCAACACCGGCTGCACCTCCTTCCTATATGTGTTTAATTAGGGTTTACATGCAAATCTCTCTTGGTCGGTTCCCAGATAAGGCCCTgccacttggataaggttctcttttctcttctctatcCGATAATACAGATCTCAATCtttcgttttctttctttctttctttctttccaacttctttttctttaaattaaactTGAACATGGCGAATCGATGGTGGGCTGGGAATAATGTGGCTATGAGGGCAACCGACTCAATCTCAGCGTCCCCATCAGTGCACCTGAGAAGAGAACAGGAGTTCCTCGACACTcccaccaacaacaacaacactcCAACAAACAGCAGCAATAGTAACACCAACCCCAACACCGAAGAAGACGAGAGCAGAGACACCGGTGCCGCTGCTGGAGCAAGAGGAGACGACAACAACCCTGCAGACCCGGCAAGTGGACCAGGAACCAGCGGAAAAAGGCCACGTGGCAGGCCTCCGGGATCTAAGAACAAGCCTAAACCCCCAGTTGTCATTACCAAAGAGAGCCCCAACGCACTCCGCAGTCATGTTCTTGAGATCAGCAGCGGCTCCGACGTCGCTGAAAGTATCGCCACCTTCGCCAACCGCCGCCATCGAGGTGTGTCGGTCCTCAGTGGAAGCGGCATTGTTGCAAACGTCACGCTCCGCCAACCCGCTGCTCCCGGTGGCGTCATCACTCTCCATGGAAGGTTCGAGATACTCTCACTCAACGGCGCTTTCCTGCCCGCTCCTTCTCCTCCCGGGGCCACCGGACTCACCGTTTACCTGTCCGGCGGTCAGGGGCAGGTGGTTGGCGGAACTGTTGTGGGTTCCTTGGTGGCTTCGGGCCCTGTAATGGTGATTGCCGCAACCTTTGCCAATGCTACTTATGAACGGTTACCGCTTGTCGAAGATGAACAAGTTGAAGAAGAAATGCAAGTGCAGCAGCAACATTCAGGAGGAGTGAGTGGTGGCGGTGGCGGTGCTGCTGCTGCTGGTGGTGGCAGTGGAGGAGGTTCTTCTTCTCAAGGTGGTGGTTTGGGTGAGGGTGGTGGTTCTGTGGGAATGTACAATTTGCCACCGAATTTGATGCACAATGGTCAATTGGCAGCACATGATGTTTTCTGGGGACCTCCACCGCCTCGTCCTCCGCAGCCTCCATCTTTCTAAAGGGACGACAACGGAATGGGATGAAATGAAGTGAAATGTTGTTGTGATATATCTCTTTCATCATAATAACTGACTTGTTTGTTGTACTTTTGTGCAGTGAcggttttctttctttcttagcaAGGTAGTTAGGATGATGAGGAACCTtagctttttcttttgttagttcAATATTTTGCTTTGCTTCAAAGGAACTCGCCAGTAGTAATTTAATTTTCAGATATGTTTTTATTTGTACTCTTTTTCTGCACCTGCTATCTtcaattccctttttctttcaataTATCTCTTGTGGTGGAAGAGTTGAGTTATGATTGTGTAGGTGAGAATGGTAACCGTGAAGGGAATAAGATTAATTGGTGGCTCCTACCGCTCCTCCTATATTCTATTCTATGTGGTAAGTGTACTTTGTTTGTTAATTGTTTTGACTCCTCCCTTGTTTCCTCATTTGATTGCATGGGTACTACTTGCTGCAAGTATTAATTATGTGTTGGACACTCGCCATTCAATTCTCTTGAAATAACTAGCCTAGCTAGTTCTTATTGTTTATTATTTTCCTCTTGTTTCAAGAGACGAATCATATATATGGTAGGGTCAGATCATGAACCTTTCCCAGCTCCATTTAGAGATCCAGCTGGGTAATCTCAACTATATTATGCAGGAATCGGACACCTCTTAGATTTGAAGTCGGCACTGAATTTTGGACCATAGTTTGAACCACTCTTGTTTTACTGTGGCATAACTAGTTATAGACATGAAGAATTTGATCCTTATATCGATGAAGATTGGATCAAATTAAAGGTGGTCAATCAATATTGTTCCGTATACAATATgctcatttttagtttgttttgggTAACGTTGAAATCTAGGAAATTTTGATAGTTTGACTAGGCCGCTTCTATAAGTATCCCATCACTGGTGTGGCTGAAGCATAGTACAAGAATGTACTAAGGTGCAGTTTCCCTTGTACTACTTGGATCCTTGTTTTCCCTTTTGTGTATTTCGGTGAACAAACTGAATGTCCAGTAAACTTTTATTAGGAAATAGTAGAACCAAGACATGCATGTCTATTGATTGCAAAAAATTGTGGGTTTTTTTTTCGGGTGATGCATTTCAATCACTTACTAGGCTTCTCTTCTCCTTTAGGTTGTTGTGATTCCTTCAGATTTTCTGTATATTATATTGTAGTAGAATGTATATAAGCATAAGATATTATCAATGCTGAGGTATATGGGTCAACTTTCAATTATCTGTGATTGTAGCCTTGGATTTTTGTTAGTAGTAGCTATCAAAGTAGAGGAGAAAGCAGAGATAAGGAAACCAAAATTCTTGTAAACTAGCAATTCTTGTTGGGGTTAGGTTAGTCTAATGACTAATGTATAAATAAAGCCAAAGGCCAACTAAGCAATATAGTACTACATTATTTTCCCACTTGCCTTAGATAATGCTTCTCTTTAAAGCAAAAggttaaaaagaaagaaattaataGAGGGATAAATGATCAACCGTGAAAGTATAAGAAATTAATTATGCTTCATGAAAGAAATATATATTTGGTTTGATGTTTGTTTCTTTAGCCAAATGTAAGCAGACCAGAACTAGTTTAATTTCTTAGCTAGGGTAatgtatatatatctatatatggtTCTTATTGAATTTCATTAAGTTTATTGTCTCATATGCATTGCATACACTATCACTCACCTTCCAAAGTACCATTTGTGGCtgtatattttcttttgttatttctttttgGAATGcaataaacattttttttaacaCGAAAACTGATGTAGACATATTAGAGACACTATTTATAACATAGTAATATAGTATGGCACTGGAGATGAGTATCTTATCTAAATGGATACTCTTGAAACTTATATTATATATCAGACTGACAGGTAAAGCTTTTCAGATGACAGAAGGACATTTCGTCTCAGTAATTCAGTAGTATACTTCACCTATATTTCTTTAATATACAGTATTTTCTTATGCTATTGTCTTATTCTATGTATATATCGTAAAATTGTGTAGTTATGTTGTTGGGGATGTAAATTTGTGGTATTTGAGTGAGGGAATACAATGATAAACAAAAAGTACAGATGAATTAAGTTagatgatttttttaattattatgagAAGATTAGTTTATTTGAAGGTAAAGATTTACATGCAGATATGCTTATATGAAATTGATAGTTATGAACCGTCGGataatttgatttgtttgattaaatgtctaaatttttattttgtctgtTATTAACTTCACATGAAAATTACATGTGAATTTCTACTTTATTTTgcatattttgtttattttgattGAATATGTGTCGAATATTGTTAGGGCTTTATGGACACTTTGACATGGTTTTGATAACCAGATTGACCCAATTGGTTCAACTTGATGAATAGGAACTTAGCTATTAGATTGATTCAGGCTTGTTTGGGCTTCattatcttaataaaaaaatatatttttcagtagaaaagatattttgtttagtgtgtttaacaaatatttagtaataaaaataaaaatattaaaaaaataaaaaaatattttgagaaattgtaatttatatttttttaaaagatttttttaaaaaaaatattttttatgtaataaataaacaaaaatatatttttatattgttatattcaaatataatttataaataaaaaaaattttttatataagatattcaaatataaaattatttttattttttcatcaaatttttaaaaaatagataactaaaaaatattttttttttaaaatttacctAAACAAGCCCTCAATTCAAGCTTGATAGTAAATTGGTCAAAAGAAATTGTTTTTGGTCAAAAACCGGTTAACCGGTTGTATAGGTAgaatttttttagtaattaattagtttaaaataataaattacaaaaaagTATTTTATTATCGGAGTTGAATTTAGATTGAAACTTTAAATCTTTAATTCCATAAGTTCGGTCTTGACTCTTGGAACCTCGCCAATCTtagaaattttaaaaactttcgtTCAATCATAATGTCCCTTATTAGCAAAATTGATGATAAATTTATTTCAATTAACTTTTGTTGATTCTATTTCATGTCGTTAATTATTTCTTGCTGCTTGTGATGTGATTTATCTTAGAATAAAGTGTAAAAAAAGTTATttatgttgtaaaataaataaataaataaaagaaatagatataaaataaagagATGGAAATAAATAACTCTATTATTAATATTTACCACAATTaatatctcaatataatagaaataatatatatatagtatcGTATATANNNNGTGTGTATGTTGTCTGAGACTTTAttctttatttatatatgtaaaagtttaaatattcaaattttattaattttcaatttgtattgaaaaattaaatcttttaatATTGAAAAACTCATCCGCCCACATTAAGGTAGTATTTGGTGGATAGAAAGGGACTAAAAGATAGAGATCgaaagacagagactaagagacataGACTGAAATACATCTTAATATTCTATTTGGTGTAAAGTGgaagacaaaattgaaacaaaaatgaagctctaatttaatttgtataaaggataaaattgaaattaattaattgaaatgagagtattttaggtataaaatgttattaaagttttcatctctgtctctaaaaatttcaatcctttgtatctccactttttggaggtactgaaatactaaaattttagagacagagacagaaattttagtaccagtctctaagccaacaaacatgatactgagtctcaatcTCCCAGTCTCTATcctagtacctcaaaacaaacgctacctaataaACATCCATTGTTATCAAAACACTTCCTCTTGAATGTCTATTTAGGATTAtgtctcgttaaaaccttactaaagaaaaatctaaTGGGagaaaactttagtgaaggaaaaagagtacaatatcctttgtgatggagactgtcTCATtgaaaaccttgtcaagaaaaatccaatgggaaaaaaaatctgaccaaggaaaaaagagtacagtctctccCTCTTGTCATACATCATTTAATATCTCCAAATCCGTGCATCCTaatctgatgtaccaatttttcaaaggagaattttggaagtgactttgtaaatataTAAGTCTGCCAGATTATCGCTTGATTGGATCGGTTAGACatcaattgttccttgattttgaagatcatgagtgaagaagaatttgggagaaatatgctttgttctatcacctttgaggTATCTACTTTTAAGTTGCggaatgcatgctgtattatcttcaaacataacagttggagctatcttatggtcaatcagtccacataatgacagaatatattgaaccaaactcctgagccaaaaacactcgcgacttgcttcatgtatcgctagtatttcagcatgattataggatgttgctgctatcgtctgttttgtggacctccatgatataactgtatcaccatatgtgaataggtatatTGTTTGAGATcttcctttatgtggatcagacaagtatcctgcATTTGCATAGTCAACTAATTGTAACTTGGATTCATATGGAtagaacaatcccatatcaatTGTTCCATGAAAATATCGAAAcaatgtttgattccattctaataTCTTCTGGTTGgaaaggaactataccttgctaataAATTCATAGCAAATAATAtatcaggtcgtgtattattagcaagatacattagtcaCCTAATGATAtatcttcgttttcttctttaggacggaattgatcattttccacatccaaagactttACGATCAttagggtacttaatggatgtgacttatctatataaaatcttttcaagatcttttctgtatatgttgtttgatgaataaagatcccattttttatatgctcgatctgcagatCGAgataaaatttagtctttccaagatctttcatctcaaactcttcttttagagcttttataaTTGTGAAATTTCTTTAgaggttccaatgatatttaaatcatcaacatacacagtaattataatgaatccagatgcagatttctctatgaaaacacatgggcagatatcatcattcttaaattCGTTTTTGGCCAAATACTCAATAAGacaattataccacattcgtccagattgctttaaaccatataaagatctttgcaatttgattgagtataacccttgtgaatattcattggatgattTAGATACCTTTAATTCTTCacggactttcatatagatatcacgatctaatgatccgtataagtaggttgttaccacatccattaaatgcatatgtagtttatggtatgcggataaattgaccaaataacacaatattattgCATCCACTACAAGGGAATATGTTTCtttataatctataccgggcctttgtgaaaaatcttgtggcacaagtcgagctttgtggcgtacaacttcatttttatcatttcattttctcacaaatatCCATCTGTATCCAATAGGTTTTACATCTTTTGGTGTACGGATTACAGGTCCAAAGATTTCACATTttacaagtgagtctaattcagccttcatagcttctttccattttgtcCAATCATtcatttgtcgacattcttcgactgttcttggctcaagatccttactttcatgcatgatatttaataacacattatatgcaaatatttcattgacaatcgTCTTATTTTGGTCCTATTTTTCTCCTGTAAAAACATAgtttatcgagatctcatcattttcaaaattttcaggtATCTGTACGTCTTCtagcgttaaaactatatcagaattttggacaactgcaggtatttctactatgtctttttcaacaggaatagtatttacctttTTTCGCTTTCGagaatttttatctttggaaccgacaggcctgccatgcttctggcgtgtatttgcttcagtgtctatttgtcctactgggacatcaattcgaattgggacattttccgccctgccacgcttctggcatgTCTACTACGCTTCTGCCATGAATTTGTTTCAGTGGCCACTTGTCCAATTGAAACATCAATTTGAATTGGGACATTTTCAACTGGTATATAGGATTTACTAATTCTTTTCGTATCATAAAATGCATCAGAAAATTCATTTGTTATTCTttacaaatgtataatcttttgaacttctaattCACATTGttctgatcgaggatctaaatgcatcaattaagttccttttcaggaagcttattctctccccctaatgttaaaaattttgattcatcaaaatgacaatatacaaatcgggctttaaatacatcttcaatttgtatctcaagatacctcattataaagggagaatcatatccaacatatattcccaatttttttggtcccattttggtgcgagaatgtggtgcaatgggaacatatatcgcacacctgaATATTCTTAAGTGAAAAACATTTAACTGTTGGCCAAAAGCTCATTTCAGAGTAGAAAATTGATAGTAACTTGTTGGTCTCAAACGAATGAGTGCTGcgacatgtaaaatagcatgtccCAAACTGAGGTTGAGAGATTTGTTttcataagcaagggtctagcaattaactggaggcgtttaataaatgtttctgctaacccattttgtgcgtgaacatgagctactggatgttcaacgtTTATTCCGTTagtcatacaataagcatcaaaggcttgggaagtaaattcaacagcattatcaagatgaattgctttgattggattttctgaaaactgtacttttaatcgaataatttgagcaagtaatctcgcaaacgtcaggttgcgagaagacaataagcacacatgtgactatctcgaagatgcgtctattaggaccataaaatatctaaaagattcacatggtggatgaataggtccacatatattgccttgaatcctttttaggaatttaggagactcaaatccaatcttcactagtgatggccttaaaat contains the following coding sequences:
- the LOC107631287 gene encoding AT-hook motif nuclear-localized protein 15, whose translation is MANRWWAGNNVAMRATDSISASPSVHLRREQEFLDTPTNNNNTPTNSSNSNTNPNTEEDESRDTGAAAGARGDDNNPADPASGPGTSGKRPRGRPPGSKNKPKPPVVITKESPNALRSHVLEISSGSDVAESIATFANRRHRGVSVLSGSGIVANVTLRQPAAPGGVITLHGRFEILSLNGAFLPAPSPPGATGLTVYLSGGQGQVVGGTVVGSLVASGPVMVIAATFANATYERLPLVEDEQVEEEMQVQQQHSGGVSGGGGGAAAAGGGSGGGSSSQGGGLGEGGGSVGMYNLPPNLMHNGQLAAHDVFWGPPPPRPPQPPSF